One region of Plasmodium vivax chromosome 7, whole genome shotgun sequence genomic DNA includes:
- a CDS encoding hypothetical protein, conserved (encoded by transcript PVX_099225A), whose protein sequence is MMPRSEKQSEEDDWELHPLFLSKIPNKKDINKNQALSALITLINEEEEKEVFSYEPRRKNLKKKITEKGQIIYKKDRRNFYEPYQQNKNDKINYFEKKTLGGHSDVSKEEEVMDVEVDEEGTPLTAAQQGGDHSGQNVSSSQQATDETSIGEVLVCLSMINLK, encoded by the coding sequence ATGATGCCGAGAAGCGAAAAGCAAAGTGAAGAGGACGATTGGGAACTGCATCCATTATTCTTATCGAAAATCCCAAACAAAAAGGACATAAATAAGAACCAAGCTCTCTCAGCGTTGATAACATTGAtcaatgaagaagaagaaaaggaagtgtTCAGTTACGAAccgagaagaaaaaatctaaaaaaaaaaatcacagaGAAAGGCCAAATTATCTACAAAAAAGATAGGCGCAATTTTTACGAACCCTATCAGcagaacaaaaatgataagataaattattttgaaaaaaagacCCTCGGTGGACATTCGGATGTCAGtaaggaggaggaggtgaTGGACGTGGAAGTGGACGAAGAAGGTACCCCTCTGACTGCTGCACAACAGGGAGGGGACCATTCTGGCCAAAATGTGAGCAGCAGCCAGCAGGCCACGGACGAAACTTCCATAGGCGAAGTGCTGGTGTGCCTGTCGATGATCAATTTGAAGTAG
- a CDS encoding transporter, putative (encoded by transcript PVX_099230A), giving the protein MDTTNQIKIKKKKENNALGVENERMSEMVRKPNERMGEAVRKPNERMGEAVRKPNERMGEAVRKPNERMGEAVRKPNERMSEAVRKPNERMSEAVRKPNERMSSLTNNTQGHTKEGPTHQADQTKEPVSEETDRSEQVISSHRFPLHSDVSTPKSEIYEMELQKRCYENNPNGYHSFSTPISNANEKKGTKNALLQNVGSMKGTVLSNMNGDTLSSYTIYQGGGEEENVLKNSTGISENNSISVCSFHGGIISNDLQNGEFLRQGEIPQRGDNAKIGAYQNGITCSNIGHYPVKEAHLSGMHPEFCNRVKRSPVCTYPQGGDKLQPNGHTAEKFDPVHKEQLAKQISGNMVDAKNGFSKNSLVTQQGKWNANDGSNICEQKWHFRNGNSFVKRSDVNGHEHLRAAQWSPAVDYTSGANNLFSAHPKSASPQGVSFYIGNTHGRSATPGGDSPGGSSPGRSALLLKGATTCNPPRGNYHLQGAVGSHAINTAQQWDSGKRTMGHTQCSPNHSGAHPSSNGKVKNAKLNEANVELHRKKNQKVFVKNTLLSDGNNSRKNCVVKNALGGGSPGRFLHKKNGSNVLKFVIPVGSLTRGSSPNGGVKQSHWYPNGEEEQEREKKKRCKLDGGDQINSSAAPTTHGVERRSDGSGQTAQPACGSKEGGSDAEGGSFRYVLPGKTKQSNPLGQIEQLSHAPPSARRPPSRGYHAKKGNLTYSGLLTSMVSSILTQQNERQSQEENCFSYAWKGSDYDYSLLRQMEDGTGGEKKEQEENKDQSDYQISSKIIQQLRSKATNERILQLTLTLMICISVLCNYDHGAIPVTLEEIQKDFPLSYIEQSLLGSLVYFGLIIGTIIASVLFELLTAKFLISVSTLLLSISLYIFSHANCVTFMYISRFINGLCQAIPVVYLPVWVDEFSPHEKATQWMSYIQLASIGGTVFGYFLGGILSNSSYSYGRKNSPLSNDAFVTTWRSPFLIQAFLLLPLFLIMLFIPSDMINISSGGSAPSECEEEGLPEGGAHAVGAYERCVSGEHRMRGDHRIRGERRTENTPRESPTLAKCHPLVPEPTNYTLERGKSRSTSRLYYGASSNSLRRNFNRSATYIMERKTNVLRKTFKEVKKLLNNKLYIIITLGMSNLYFVVTGIQFWITEYMSVVLLTEKMKIITVSTLCFLTSPTSGVWFGGFVCDLFGGYKNTNYSRTIKVATAFAISACIFGILSAHLNNFVFFSVSLWLCLFTGSALVPVAVGMLLSCVNNHQKSLSSAVSQVIYNVFGWFSAPLLSGIIMDIMHKYTNDNRLALKAGFTMILYSSFIGFLLLFYANFLDFSDRKDNDETIELEEPLT; this is encoded by the exons ATGGATACAACGaaccaaataaaaataaaaaaaaaaaaagagaacaaCGCCTTGGGGGTAGAAAATGAACGGATGAGCGAAATGGTGAGGAAGCCAAACGAACGGAtgggcgaagcggtgaggaagcCAAACGAACGGAtgggcgaagcggtgaggaagcCAAACGAACGGAtgggcgaagcggtgaggaagcCAAACGAACGGAtgggcgaagcggtgaggaagcCAAATGAACGGATgagcgaagcggtgaggaagcCAAATGAACGGATgagcgaagcggtgaggaagcCAAACGAACGGATGAGCTCCCTTACCAACAACACGCAGGGCCATACGAAGGAAGGACCCACACACCAGGCTGACCAGACGAAAGAGCCTGTCTCGGAAGAGACAGATAGAAGCGAACAAGTAATCAGCAGCCACAGGTTCCCCCTGCACAGTGATGTATCAACCCCAAAAAGTGAAATCTACGAAATGGAATTACAAAAGAGATGTTACGAAAACAACCCAAATGGGTATCACTCGTTCTCTACACCAATTAGCaatgcaaatgaaaaaaaagggacaaagaATGCACTCCTGCAGAATGTGGGTTCTATGAAAGGAACCGTGTTGAGCAATATGAATGGAGACACGCTTAGCAGCTACACCATCtaccaaggggggggagaagaagaaaacgtcCTGAAGAATTCTACTGGAATTAGCGAAAATAACTCCATTTCGGTTTGTAGTTTCCACGGTGGGATCATTTCGAAtgatttgcaaaatggggagttcCTCAGACAGGGGGAAATCCCCCAGCGTGGTGATAATGCCAAAATTGGGGCATATCAGAATGGCATCACCTGCTCCAACATTGGCCACTACCCCGTTAAGGAGGCTCACCTAAGTGGTATGCACCCCGAGTTTTGCAACCGTGTGAAGAGATCCCCCGTATGTACGtacccccaggggggggataaATTGCAACCAAACGGCCACACTGCAGAGAAGTTTGATCCCGTCCATAAGgaacagctagccaaacAGATAAGCGGCAATATGGtagatgcaaaaaatgggttcaGTAAAAATAGCTTAGTTACTCAGCAGGGAAAATGGAACGCAAATGATGGTAGTAACATCTGTGAGCAGAAGTGGCACTTCAGAAATGGAAACTCCTTCGTCAAGAGGAGCGACGTGAATGGCCACGAACACCTGCGCGCAGCTCAGTGGAGCCCCGCTGTGGATTATACCAGCGGTGCGAACAACCTTTTCAGTGCGCACCCCAAAAGTGCGTCCCCCCAGGGTGTGAGCTTCTACATCGGCAACACCCACGGGCGGAGCGCCACCCCAGGGGGAGACTCACCAGGGGGGAGTTCTCCCGGGAGAAGCGCCCTGCTGCTGAAGGGTGCCACCACGTGTAaccccccaagggggaatTATCACCTGCAGGGGGCGGTGGGCAGTCATGCGATAAACACAGCGCAGCAGTGGGACAGTGGCAAACGAACAATGGGACACACGCAGTGCAGTCCGAACCACAGTGGCGCCCACCCAAGTAGTAACGGCAAAGTGAAAAACGCAAAATTAAACGAAGCGAACGTAGAATTGcataggaagaaaaaccaaaAGGTGTTCGTGAAAAACACCCTCCTTAGTGATGGCAACAATTCGCGCAAGAACTGTGTTGTGAAAAACGCActtggggggggcagccccgGAAGATTTCTCCACAAAAAGAACGGCAGCAACGTTTTGAAGTTCGTCATCCCGGTTGGCAGCCTCACGAGGGGGAGCAGCCCCAATGGGGGGGTCAAACAGAGTCACTGGTACCCGAATGGGGAAGAGGAACaggaaagggagaaaaaaaaaagatgcaaaCTGGACGGAGGTGACCAGATCAACTCCTCCGCCGCACCTACGACGCATGGAGTGGAAAGACGCAGCGACGGAAGTGGGCAGACGGCGCAACCCGCTTGTGGGTcgaaggaggggggaagcgacgcCGAGGGGGGGTCATTCCGGTATGTTCTCCCTGGCAAAACTAAGCAGTCCAATCCGCTTGGCCAGATTGAGCAGCTTAGCCacgcccccccctccgcgcgGAGACCCCCCAGCAGAGGCTACCACGCGAAGAAGGGCAACCTGACGTACAGCGGCCTGCTAACCTCCATGGTGTCATCCATCCTGACGCAGCAAAACGAGAGGCAGTCCCAAGAGGAGAACTGCTTCAGCTACGCCTGGAAGGGCAGCGACTATGACTATTCGTTACTTCGCCAGATGGAAGACGGAACgggtggagagaaaaaagagcaaGAGGAAAACAAGGACCAAAGTGATTACCAAATTTCGAGCAAAATAATTCAGCAGCTGAGGAGTAAAGCCACCAATGAACGTATATTGCAgctaaccctaaccctaatgATATGCATCTCGGTTCTATGCAATTATGATCACGGTGCAATACCCGTTACGTTGGAAGAAATACAGAAAGATTTCCCCCTCAGTTACATTGAGCAGTCTCTACTGGGGAGTCTAGTTTACTTTGGGTTAATCATCGGCACGATCATAGCCAGTGTGCTGTTCGAGCTCCTCACGGCGAAGTTCCTAATCAGCGTGAGCACCCTGCTGCTTTCTATATCGCTCTACATATTTAGCCATGCTAACTGCGTCacttttatgtacatttcgAGGTTCATAAATGGGTTGTGCCAGGCGATCCCCGTGGTTTACCTCCCCGTTTGGGTGGATGAATTCTCACCACATGAGAAAGCTACTCAGTGGATGTCCTACATTCAGCTTGCTTCCATAGGGGGGACTGTCTTTGGTTATTTTTTGGGTGGCATCCTCTCAAATAGCTCCTATTCATATGGACGGAAGAACTCTCCCCTTTCGAATGATGCCTTTGTCACCACGTGGAGGTCTCCCTTTTTGATTCAggccttcctcctcctcccgcTCTTCCTAATTATGCTTTTTATTCCCTCGGATATGATTAACATCAGCTCGGGGGGGAGCGCGCCCAGCGAGTGCGAGGAGGAGGGGCTCCCCGAGGGGGGTGCCCACGCAGTAGGCGCTTACGAGCGGTGCGTCAGCGGAGAACATCGCATGCGCGGCGACCATCGCATCCGCGGAGAACGCCGCACCGAGAACACTCCCCGGGAAAGTCCCACCTTAGCGAAGTGCCACCCGCTGGTCCCGGAACCCACCAACTACACACTTGAGAGAGGCAAGTCCAGATCCACCAGCAGACTCTACTACGGAGCGTCGAGCAACTCCCTCCGTAGAAACTTCAACCGATCAGCAACCTACATCATGGAGAGAAAGACAAACGTCCTCAGAAAAACATTcaaggaggtaaaaaaattgctcaaCAATAAGCTCTACATTATTATAACCCTAGGAATGAGTAACCTCTATTTCGTAGTCACAGGAATTCAATTTTGGATTACCGAATACATGTCCGTTGTATTGTTAACAGAGAAGATGAAGATCATCACCGTTTCTACTTTATGTTTCCTCACCTCTCCTACATCTGGGGTTTGGTTTGGAGGCTTCGTGTGCGATTTGTTTGGGGGGTACAAAAATACCAACTACTCCAGAACGATTAAGGTCGCCACTGCCTTTGCCATTTCTGCTTGCATCTTCGGCATCCTGTCTGCGCACCTGAATAACTTTGTTTTCTTCTCCGTTTCGCTGTGGCTGTGCCTCTTCACGGGCTCCGCGCTGGTCCCCGTCGCCGTGG GAATGCTCCTCTCCTGCGTGAACAACCACCAGAAGAGCCTCTCCTCCGCCGTCTCCCAAGTCATATACAACGTCTTCGGCTGGTTCTCCGCCCCCCTCCTCTCCGGGATCATCATGGACATCATGCACAAATACACCAACGACAACCGCCTGGCCCTCAA agctGGATTCACCATGATTTTGTACTCCAGCTTCATAGGCTTCCTGCTGCTGTTCTACGCGAATTTTTTA GACTTCTCCGATCGGAAAGATAACGACGAAACAATAGAGCTGGAAGAGCCGCTGACTTAG
- a CDS encoding hypothetical protein, conserved (encoded by transcript PVX_099215A) codes for MIFKSATRLSNKVCDVLVSFGVRQNKTTFISHPGVMAVSQLLEMKLITRPRANLTQENVNAMVEFDYELAKKAQIAVDNNLPVNFFDLEYIDKPEYLAQLLEEKNILEKTREEVLKREKGNYKTPEILKNYKRVEVPREWRQELEIDEKILKAQPGLKENIELQKIMHNYVQSKFKSKVPGQPQKKHVKG; via the exons ATGATTTTCAAAAGCGCCACCCGGCTGTCGAACAAAGTGTGCGACGTGTTGGTATCCTTCGGGGTACGTCAAAATAAAACGACCTTCATTTCTCACCCAG GAGTCATGGCCGTTTCGCAGCTGCTAGAAATGAAACTGATAACGAGGCCCAGGGCGAACCTAACCCAAGAGAATGTCAATGCCATGGTGGAATTCGATtacgagctagccaaaaaggcacaaataGCAGTGGACAATAATTTGcctgtcaatttttttgaccTTGAGTATATAGACAAACCAGAGTACCTGGCACAGCTccttgaggaaaaaaatattttagaaaaGACGAGAGAAGAAGTcctaaaaagagaaaaaggaaattataaaactccagaaattttaaaaaattacaaacgtGTTGAAGTTCCGAGGGAATGGAGACAAGAGCTAGAAATTGAtgagaaaattttgaaggcGCAACCGGGgctaaaggaaaatattgaGCTGCAAAAGATTATGCATAACTATGTGCAGAGCAAATTTAAAAGTAAGGTTCCGGGGCAGCCTCAGAAGAAGCACGTCAAGGGATGA
- a CDS encoding hypothetical protein, conserved (encoded by transcript PVX_099205A), translating into MQNCNRETKLIYRTLGDKFFVINKPVNWTLTRKKAKREEEGGGRLAPTGKKPSPPLSKSSNITKSVEETDCPNDKRRSSLHTKKHLLSQLKKLSSAEKNAFLYTNSALYLYNDFNFNLRGNSTEHNRKDKIAEKHYVESLLNCETNGAVYYPYKLPTYMSGLVICCRDLLIYKKFLQMIGENKLVRKYRCLVNNPFVFVEGNKVEFLREEPSRCSYAHRSKNEGENKIDGRKAILFIRSLQAQKQVSDMFPYHNFFADNPYSSSYCYRLAELTIDEWKGRVHPTTCRANKEGNNKHRSSTPHRGGRCTTSREENPLHFDHFVSAFLRRSPPVKSLNRFLSNLLSNGTTLKGSGEYDLGHEKELQVSPPIGQAEQEKHKHGNPSVSLPYGGHFPYDVEMQNGSLSKDGKIKFPLSLYFNEGNFFTLDKRFEDNSVPVSMVYRVESYRDYLRRNAKALLEEGQGVNLALDKYCNVFIIQFILLENAKPDLVRHFFSEMKTPIINDNIFDGNSFKRDVIGEVILEQLEGSHADSSPRVGGSPLFDVDTHLGVALDDAQSTTWGLQNRDGKVREYLLKARAPHVNAFTIPGAGVAPQGPEQQVHQVQNVQTAHPSNFIIQESPRGRNDEEGKLSSKNANLCLELFQLQFLDPISGDHVKIENSLPSAWL; encoded by the coding sequence ATGCAAAATTGTAACAGAGAGACTAAGTTGATTTACCGAACGTTGGGCGACAAATTTTTTGTGATCAACAAACCTGTGAACTGGACATTAACGAGGAAGAAAGCGAAACGGGAagaggaggggggagggcGATTGGCCCCAACGGGTAAGAAGCCCTCTCCCCCGTTAAGCAAAAGCAGTAACATAACTAAATCGGTGGAAGAAACAGACTGCCCAAATGACAAACGGAGAAGTAGCCTGCACACGAAAAAACACCTTCTTAGCCAGTTGAAGAAGTTAAGTAGCgctgaaaaaaatgccttcCTTTATACAAATTCTGCGTTGTACCTCTATAACGACTTCAACTTCAATCTGAGGGGAAACTCCACAGAGCATAACCGTAAGGATAAAATTGCGGAGAAGCATTACGTAGAGTCTCTGCTAAATTGTGAGACGAACGGGGCTGTGTACTACCCGTATAAGCTGCCTACATACATGAGTGGTCTTGTCATATGTTGCCGAGATTTACTCATTTACAAGAAATTTCTGCAGATGATTGGGGAAAACAAGCTGGTGCGAAAGTACAGATGTTTGGTGAACAACCCGTTCGTCTTTGTGGAGGGTAACAAAGTGGAGTTCCTTCGAGAGGAACCAAGCAGATGTTCCTATGCACACAGAAGCAAAAacgagggggaaaacaaaattgacggAAGAAAAGCTATCCTTTTTATAAGATCCCTACAAGCACAGAAGCAAGTGAGTGATATGTTTccttatcataattttttcgcGGACAATCCGTATTCCTCCAGCTACTGCTACCGCTTGGCTGAATTAACGATTGATGAGTGGAAGGGGAGGGTACACCCCACGACGTGTAGAGCAAACAAAGAGGGGAACAACAAACATAGGAGTAGCACACCTCATAGAGGGGGGAGATGCACAACAAGCAGAGAAGAAAaccccctccattttgaccaCTTCGTTTCTGCCTTTCTGAGAAGAAGCCCCCCAGTGAAGAGCCTTAATCGTTTTCTGTCCAACCTTCTCAGCAATGGCACTACGCTgaagggaagcggcgaaTACGATTTAGGGCACGAGAAGGAGCTCCAAGTGAGTCCCCCCATTGGGCAGGCGGAGCAGGAGAAACATAAGCATGGCAACCCAAGTGTGAGTCTACCATATGGTGGGCACTTCCCTTACGATGTGGAGATGCAAAATGGAAGTCTCTCCAAAGATGGGAAGATAAAATTTCCTTTATCTTTGTACTTCAACGAGGGGAACTTTTTTACCCTTGACAAACGCTTCGAGGACAACTCCGTGCCTGTGTCAATGGTTTACAGGGTGGAGAGCTATAGGGACTACTTAAGGAGGAATGCAAAAGCGTTGTTGGAGGAGGGGCAGGGTGTAAATTTAGCCCTAGATAAATATTGCAACGTTTTTATTATCCAGTTTATCCTTCTGGAGAATGCCAAGCCTGACTTGGTCAGGCACTTCTTTAGCGAAATGAAGACCCCCATAATTAATGACAACATATTTGATGGGAATTCTTTCAAACGGGATGTAATTGGTGAAGTGATTTTGGAGCAGCTGGAGGGGAGTCACGCGGATTCTTCGCCACGTGTGGGGGGTTCTCCCCTCTTCGATGTGGATACCCACTTGGGTGTCGCATTGGATGACGCGCAGTCTACCACCTGGGGGCTTCAAAACCGCGATGGGAAAGTTAGAGAGTATTTGCTTAAGGCGAGGGCCCCCCACGTCAACGCGTTCACCATCCCTGGGGCGGGGGTGGCTCCGCAGGGCCCCGAGCAGCAGGTGCATCAAGTGCAAAATGTACAAACGGCACACCCCAGCAATTTCATCATACAGGAGAGTCCACGTGGAAGAAACGACGAAGAAGGGAAGCTCTCCAGTAAAAACGCGAACCTGTGCCTCGAACTATTCCAGCTGCAGTTTTTGGATCCAATCAGCGGGGATCACGTGAAGATAGAAAATTCCCTCCCCAGCGCATGGCTTTAA
- a CDS encoding hypothetical protein, conserved (encoded by transcript PVX_099210A), whose amino-acid sequence MMKITKERKKYRISNPYDEAQKVALKAKAEELRELEKKEPNGQQRSGEERDLEQKNAAERFMQIYKEYIETSEDVEKFKKENEHLQESKRKTGSRKKIKKLNLKLKKNNLIAKLVKNKAIIKAGRTFLPPSKKWGEKIKLATQGGKNKSEEVTNRPVIPPVLAKVLRGSNSKGKNGVEKVSNKGSAPNGTPRNCLGSTPSGPHVVKKKEDVLNQYDDIIKASGFIENPLEYARRVIEQRQKQAGKIAPNQKAAKKSAKGRPPF is encoded by the coding sequence atgatgaaaatcacgaaggagaggaaaaagtACCGAATCAGCAACCCCTACGATGAGGCGCAGAAGGTGGCCCTTAAGGCCAAAGCGGAGGAGCTGAGGGAgctcgaaaaaaaggaacccaaCGGACAGCAACGCAGCGGCGAAGAGAGGGACCTCGAACAGAAGAACGCGGCGGAAAGGTTCATGCAGATTTATAAGGAGTATATTGAGACAAGTGAAGATGTAGAGAagtttaaaaaggaaaatgaacaCCTGCAGGAATCGAAGAGGAAAACGGGCAgcaggaagaaaataaaaaaattaaatttgaagctgaagaaaaataacctCATAGCAAAGTTGGTGAAGAATAAAGCCATCATTAAGGCAGGCAGGACGTTCTTGCCTCCATCGAAGAAGTGGggtgaaaagataaaattggcaacccagggggggaagaataaaTCCGAGGAGGTAACTAACAGGCCTGTTATCCCCCCAGTTCTCGCAAAAGTACTCCGTGGGAGCAattcgaaggggaaaaacgggGTGGAGAAGGTAAGCAACAAGGGCAGTGCCCCAAATGGGACCCCTCGCAACTGCCTAGGTAGCACGCCCAGCGGTCCTCAtgtggtgaagaaaaaagaagacgtGCTGAACCAGTACGACGATATAATCAAGGCCAGTGGCTTTATCGAAAACCCGCTTGAATATGCCAGGCGGGTTATTGAGCAGCGGCAGAAGCAGGCCGGAAAAATCGCTCCAAATCAAAAGGCGGCAAAGAAAAGTGCTAAGGGGAGGCCTCCTTTTTGA
- a CDS encoding glycolipid transfer protein, putative (encoded by transcript PVX_099220A): MSDETSGISLIKNIEKKSLECREGNEIVVLKLCELCNCIHPIYKKIFGDGFIANLLIKDLKNSTSKVQKAVEKIPEEVKYVSTMYSHNLKKYPNLQKLKNDTDNGIVDFLWMKRTIEFIVIFLEKCYVTNCTSKLNVCARDAYDQVLKAYHGFATGKVVTLALKLSPSREALTERLQFESNEQAKAHLQGCLSIAKLLISDISKTIEQSGCNFEDKV, encoded by the coding sequence ATGAGTGACGAAACTAGCGGCATATCGCTCATAAAAAACATCGAAAAGAAATCGCTGGAATGCAGGGAAGGCAACGAAATCGTTGTGCTCAAATTGTGCGAATTGTGCAACTGCATACACCccatatataagaaaatatttggCGATGGGTTTATAGCGAATCTGTTAATAAAAGACTTAAAAAATTCGACTTCCAAAGTTCAAAAAGCTGTGGAAAAAATCCCCGAAGAGGTTAAATATGTGTCCACCATGTATTcgcacaatttaaaaaaatatcccaaTTTGCAAAAGCTAAAAAACGATACAGATAACGGAATAGTCGATTTCCTGTGGATGAAGAGGACAATCGAGtttattgtaatttttctcgAAAAATGTTATGTGACAAATTGTACATCCAAATTAAATGTGTGTGCGAGGGACGCGTACGACCAAGTGTTGAAAGCTTACCATGGTTTCGCAACAGGGAAAGTTGTCACCCTGGCTCTGAAGTTATCGCCTTCCAGGGAGGCCCTCACCGAAAGGTTGCAATTCGAGTCGAACGAGCAAGCGAAGGCTCACCTGCAGGGGTGCCTCTCCATAGCGAAGCTGTTGATAAGCGACATATCGAAGACGATAGAGCAGAGCGGCTGCAACTTCGAGGACAAGGTATAG